A region from the Thalassophryne amazonica chromosome 2, fThaAma1.1, whole genome shotgun sequence genome encodes:
- the LOC117531413 gene encoding immunoglobulin-like domain-containing receptor 1 produces MWTAPVTIVFFSLLKVLMCIEVKVPQQTYTIVPLSSVTLRCDYTTSANINDVIVTWRYKSFCKPTVLENNLILEEIGLYLGEDRFNDCPDSERTVHPVIQKIGRNKPVLGKNYFGRKFTIENKADLVMSEVKLLDAGVYFCSVDAAGDFTGDNDKKVKLFVKPEEQSATTEKLQIRQL; encoded by the exons ATGTGGACAGCACCTGTTACGATTGTCTTCTTCTCGCTGCTAAAAG TGTTGATGTGTATTGAGGTGAAGGTCCCACAGCAAACCTACACCATTGTGCCATTGTCCTCTGTGACCCTCCGATGTGATTACACCACATCCGCTAATATTAACGATGTTATCGTTACCTGGAGGTACAAATCCTTCTGCAAGCCTACTGTTCTGGAGAATAACTTAATAT TGGAGGAGATAGGCTTATATCTTGGAGAGGACCGATTCAATGACTGTCCAGACAGTGAGAGGACAGTGCACCCTGTCATCCAAAAGATTGGAAGGAATAAGCCTGTGCTGGGTAAAAACTACTTTGGCCGCAAGTTTACCATTGAAAACA AGGCAGACTTGGTGATGAGTGAGGTCAAGCTGTTGGATGCTGGAGTGTACTTCTGCTCTGTGGATGCAGCTGGAGATTTCACCGGAGACAACGACAAAAAAGTCAAACTCTTCGTCAAACCTGAGGAACAAAGTGCAACCACAGAAAAACTACAGATAAGACAACTATAA